From Saimiri boliviensis isolate mSaiBol1 chromosome 9, mSaiBol1.pri, whole genome shotgun sequence, a single genomic window includes:
- the LOC120367857 gene encoding large ribosomal subunit protein eL39-like, translated as MSSHKTFRIKRVLAKKQKQNRPIPQWIWMKTGNKIRYNSRRRHWRRTKLGL; from the coding sequence ATGTCTTCTCACAAGACTTTCAGGATTAAGCGAGTCCTGGCcaagaaacagaagcaaaatcGTCCCATTCCCCAGTGGATTTGGatgaaaactggtaataaaatcAGGTACAACTCCAGAAGGAGACATTGGAGAAGAACCAAGCTGGGTCTGTAA